The proteins below are encoded in one region of Meriones unguiculatus strain TT.TT164.6M chromosome 18, Bangor_MerUng_6.1, whole genome shotgun sequence:
- the LOC110563968 gene encoding olfactory receptor 4K3-like, whose amino-acid sequence MDGGNQSVVSEFILWGLTNSKNIQILLFVIFLIIYLFIVSGNTVILTLIITDPHLHSPMYFLLANLSFVDMWLSSNSTPKMITDFLRENKTISFAGCISQVFFSHCITGGEMVLLVVMAYDRYVAICNPLHYLSIMNLKRCTGLVLISWTAGFIHGISYLIVSVQLPFCGPRDIDSFFCDMPLVIKLACIDYHDLNTLMNAECGVLAVTCFTLLIISYTYILITVHQSSKNGASKALSTCTAHITVVMIFFVPCIFIYVWPLSITWLDKFLAVFYTVFTPLLNPAIYTLRNKEMKNAMKRFIGKFLCTKENF is encoded by the coding sequence ATGGATGGAGGCAATCAGTCTGTGGTGTCAGAATTTATACTCTGGGGACTTACCAACTCAAAAAATATTCAGATCTtactttttgtgatatttttgaTTATTTATCTGTTCATTGTGTCTGGAAATACTGTCATCTTGACCTTAATCATCACTGATCCCCATCTCCATTCTCCCATGTACTTCCTGTTGGccaacctgtcttttgttgatatGTGGCTTTCCTCAAACAGTACTCCTAAGATGATCACAGACTTTCTCAGAGAAAACAAGACCATTTCCTTTGCAGGATGCATTTCCCAggtctttttttcccattgtattaCTGGAGGAGAGATGGTGCTGTTGGTGGTAATGgcttatgaccgctatgtggccatctgcaacCCACTCCACTACTTAAGcatcatgaacctgaaaagatgTACTGGGTTGGTGTTGATTTCTTGGACCGCCGGCTTTATACATGGTATAAGTTACCTGATAGTGAGTGTGCAGCTCCCTTTTTGTGGCCCCAGGGATATAGACAGTTTTTTCTGTGACATGCCACTGGTAATCAAGCTTGCCTGCATAGATTACCATGATTTAAATACTTTAATGAATGCTGAATGTGGGGTTCTGGCTGTAACTTGCTTTACTCTGTTGATTATATCCTACACCTATATCCTTATCACTGTTCATCAAAGCTCTAAAAATGGGGCATCTAAGGCCCTGTCCACATGCACTGCCCACATCACAGTAGTGATGATCTTTTTTGTGCCCTGCATCTTTATCTATGTGTGGCCCCTCAGTATCACATGGTTGGACAAATTTCTTGCTGTATTTTACACTGTTTTTACACCTCTCCTAAATCCAGCCATTTATACACTGAGAAATAAAGAGATGAAAAATGCCATGAAAAGGTTCATAGGCAAATTTCTATGtaccaaagaaaatttctaa